In the Paenibacillus sp. FSL R7-0337 genome, GTAATTTATTTACCCTTAAAGTATAGACACACAAAGTTGCATTTTACAAGGTTGCCCACTATCACTACTCTGAGCAAGTACTTATCATTGTGACTACGATCAGAAGGTAATGATATGATAGATTAACTGTACATTGAAGCAGGAAACGAAGCAGACAGAGGGTAAAAGGAGGACAACTATATGATCACCATCCGTCCCATTGAGCAGAGGGATAATGCAGCCATTGAGAGGATTATCCGGGAATGCCTGATTGAATTCGGCGGCAACCGCGAAGGCTTGGCCTGGGCAGATGACAGCCTGCATGACTTATATACCTATTATAATAGCGCGGCGAACCGGGCGTACTGGATTGTGGAAGTGGACGGGCAGGTGGCAGGCGGCTGTGGGATTGCGGCTTTTGATGAAACGCAGCAGATCTGTGAATTGCAGAAAATGTACCTGTCCGCAGCCATCCGCGGCCAAGGCGTTGCAGCAGAGCTGCTGGATACGGCGCTTGCCTTCGCTAAGCAGCATTACCGCAAGTGTTACCTGGAGACGCTGCTGACGATGCAGGCCGCTGGACGCTTCTATGTCAAGCACGGGTTCAGCACGCTCGATGGCCCGCTTGCCGGTTCCGAGCACTATGCCTGCGATGCATGGTATATCCGGGACTTACATGAACTTAATATTCTATGAACACATTTACATTCTATTGAAAAGGTCAATTATGGTGGTCAGATTCTGCCATAGTTGATCTTTTTTTATTCTTGGCTGCTCTCAATGATCACTTTCATTGAATTACCTATCTTTTCCGTAGAAATAGCTATTAAAGAGTGCTCTGCATTAAACCTATAATGAGTGTGTATTGCAGAGAGGGGAGGGTGGAGGCTGAGATATTCTTCGATTTTGTAATAGTTGTAATCGCTATCATCAGAGGGCTGTGAATATCACTGTGTGTCGTTCCACATCAGATTAAGGAGGAATAGAATGCGCAACAAGTATGTTACATGGTCGCTTGTAGTTACACTGCTCATCTCAACACTCTTCATGGCGGCCGGTCCGCTGACCCGTTCGTCGGCTGCTGGCGGAACGAATCTGGTACTCAACAAAACCATTACCGCCAGCGGGCAATCCCAGAATTATACGCCGGATAACATTAAGGACAGCAATCAGGGTACGTATTGGGAGAGTACAAATAATGCTTTTCCCCAGTGGATTCAGGTGGATCTGGGGACGCTTACCAGTATAGACCAGCTTGTATTGAAGTTACCGGTCAGCTGGGAGACGCGGACGCAGACACTGGCGGTACAGGGTAGTACGAATGGCACTAGCTTTACAGATATTGCTGGTGCGTCTGCGTACGAATTCAATCCTTCGGTGGCAGGCAATACGGTCACAATTAACTTCACCGCTGTCAGCACGCGTTATGTCCGTCTGCTGTTCAGTGCGAATACTGCATGGCCTGCGGGCCAATTGTCCGAGCTTGAAATCTACGGTGCCAGCAGCCCAACTCCTGCGCCTACAGCCGGG is a window encoding:
- a CDS encoding GNAT family N-acetyltransferase, translating into MITIRPIEQRDNAAIERIIRECLIEFGGNREGLAWADDSLHDLYTYYNSAANRAYWIVEVDGQVAGGCGIAAFDETQQICELQKMYLSAAIRGQGVAAELLDTALAFAKQHYRKCYLETLLTMQAAGRFYVKHGFSTLDGPLAGSEHYACDAWYIRDLHELNIL